From Mucilaginibacter rubeus, a single genomic window includes:
- a CDS encoding RagB/SusD family nutrient uptake outer membrane protein: protein MKNRIIITIILITSLFLGACKKALDLNPNDQIATSTFYKTKADFDAALAAVYASLQTEEFSYGMGFRDGFTDNGYNQFNSGAAKDFVQGNFNPTTGGYETAIYNDSYVGIARVNLFLQNLGGYKGADISDSQRKIYEGEVRFIRAFLYFQLYSIYGDVPLVVQPLGLSNQKQPKVPAAQVLAQITADLDYGIANLSSNAYYANGGHAAASSAKALKARVLLFAAFGNTGTADATMLTQVRDLCLDLMGQYKLSTNFEDIFRDATQKNNTEIMFSVNFLAPNNTAPWDMYYGDWDACAPMQNMVDAYECTDGQPYGTSPLTDTKNQFNNRDPRLAKTVYADSVYFGPGKVHHPSNLRPTGYGIIKFLEPNNIPYGFSTLSQQDAVILRLGEVMLMYAEAQNEIAGPDATVYKAMADLRARANMPAYPTGYTKDQMRERIRHERRVELAFEGLRHYDLLRWHIAGPVLNAVKSTLINYHFEDKFYHWPLPQTEIDKSGGVLIQNPDYK, encoded by the coding sequence ATGAAAAATCGAATTATAATAACCATCATATTAATTACATCGCTGTTTTTAGGCGCATGTAAAAAGGCGCTGGACCTTAATCCTAACGACCAGATCGCCACCTCAACTTTCTATAAAACGAAGGCGGATTTTGATGCAGCTTTAGCAGCTGTTTACGCTTCACTTCAAACCGAAGAATTTTCCTATGGCATGGGCTTTAGGGATGGGTTTACCGATAACGGCTATAACCAGTTTAATTCGGGAGCTGCTAAAGATTTTGTACAGGGTAATTTTAACCCTACAACCGGCGGTTACGAAACTGCTATTTATAACGACAGCTATGTTGGCATTGCAAGAGTAAACTTATTTCTGCAAAACTTAGGCGGTTACAAAGGCGCGGATATTTCTGATAGCCAGCGTAAAATTTACGAAGGCGAAGTAAGGTTTATCCGCGCCTTTCTTTACTTCCAGTTATACAGCATTTATGGTGATGTACCTTTGGTAGTACAGCCGCTTGGCCTGAGCAATCAAAAACAACCTAAGGTGCCTGCGGCACAGGTACTCGCTCAAATTACTGCCGATCTTGATTATGGCATTGCTAATTTGAGCAGCAACGCTTATTACGCTAACGGTGGCCATGCCGCGGCATCATCTGCCAAAGCTTTAAAGGCAAGGGTATTACTATTTGCAGCTTTCGGTAACACCGGTACTGCTGACGCTACCATGCTAACCCAGGTGCGCGACCTTTGTCTTGATTTGATGGGCCAATACAAATTAAGCACCAATTTTGAAGACATCTTCAGGGATGCTACCCAGAAAAACAACACCGAGATCATGTTTTCGGTTAACTTCCTGGCACCAAATAATACAGCTCCGTGGGATATGTATTATGGCGACTGGGATGCCTGCGCGCCAATGCAAAACATGGTAGATGCCTACGAGTGTACTGATGGTCAACCGTACGGTACTTCGCCGTTAACTGATACTAAAAACCAGTTTAATAACCGCGACCCGAGGCTTGCTAAAACCGTATATGCTGATTCGGTTTATTTTGGCCCCGGCAAAGTTCACCATCCTTCCAACCTTAGGCCTACAGGCTACGGTATTATCAAGTTCCTGGAACCTAACAACATCCCTTATGGTTTCTCCACCCTTAGCCAGCAGGACGCAGTTATATTACGTTTAGGCGAAGTAATGCTGATGTATGCTGAAGCGCAAAATGAGATTGCGGGTCCTGATGCTACGGTTTATAAAGCCATGGCAGATTTACGTGCACGTGCAAATATGCCTGCCTATCCGACCGGTTATACCAAAGATCAGATGCGCGAACGCATCAGGCATGAACGCCGTGTTGAGCTTGCTTTTGAAGGCTTGCGCCATTATGATCTGTTAAGATGGCACATTGCCGGCCCTGTGCTTAACGCGGTAAAATCAACCCTCATTAATTATCATTTTGAGGATAAGTTTTACCACTGGCCACTCCCTCAAACAGAAATTGATAAGAGCGGAGGTGTCCTGATACAAAATCCGGATTATAAATAA
- a CDS encoding TonB-dependent receptor, with the protein MYKNSTALKRGQIPRAVSKIFLIMKLSFFLCLVSILQVSASTTFAQRISLSKNNASLVETLKDIHRQSGYSVLYNTKMLKKALPVSVDLKDAALEEVLRECFRDQPFSYVINNTTIVVTPKPAEKKPVQVITVTGTVKDQKGAPLPGVTIKVKGSNTGAQTNIDGNYSITVDNNAVLVYSFVGFVNQEITVGNQTKIDVVLKEQTSALNEIVVVGYGTQKKVNLTGAVATVTGETLNKRPVVNTASMLEGLAPGVQVNTGSGEPGNEAVSIRIRGNSTFSGAGSDPLVLIDGVPGNFADLNPTDIDNISVLKDAASASIYGSRAANGVVLVTTKQGKAGQMSVTYDGNLGYNSPTKMFKLVTNSAQYMEMFNQARINSGTTDPGSLYPQDQIDLYRTSTDRLHYPNTDWLSLIFRTAVTQNHNLTFSGGSEKTTYNVSLGYVDQDGIERGFDYKRYSARINLTSKINDHIKFGTNVLLKSGTRGAVAGNPSSPSQWDGSSMDLFLSAMSQAPTYGPYLTDGSGHYTYKAYDFEYNNKNPIAVLDQNFRRITNDYAVNAQGWFEVQFNKDFSWYTKGAVNFNMNKYKDFKATLDEYNFKTNQLATSLDLGKGLTDQDEQTVYTNLFSYLNYAHNFHGHNLKAQVGYSIEQSKYQYLQGYRKNFPDLDLQELNAGGSDIQNAYGSSNQWALMSYFGRLNYDYLGRYLLEANVRDDGSSKFAGKNKWGVFPSFSAGWRVTEEPFVKAMNLTWLDNFKLRGSWGQLGNQNIVINGYGANYPYQALLNFTGNYSFDNSTLVTGVAQQNLNNPAIKWETTTMTDIGLDVTVFKNFNLTADWYNKTTSDILRQAQVTAAVGLSAPTINDGSVNNRGIELGISYNNVITDGALRGLAFNVGANVDHNRNKLVKFGQTEIGDYTINQNGQPWNSFYMLQVIGIFQSAQEVANSPKQFSDSTLPGDLKYKDVNGDGKIDQNDRTIIGGVYPKLNYSFNLSASFKGFDLSAMMQGVYGVKSYVSGWGTIPFVQGSSPTTDWLNAWTPEHPSTTMPRLYFGQSAPDKIGRRSSYFLQDASYLRLKNLVFGYTLPSQLTKKIGINRFRVYFAGDNLLTITKFKGLDPERYGSGDQVQYPQNKIYSFGLNVSF; encoded by the coding sequence ATGTACAAAAATTCTACTGCATTAAAGCGCGGGCAGATACCCCGTGCTGTATCAAAAATATTTCTGATCATGAAATTGTCGTTCTTTTTGTGTCTGGTTTCGATACTTCAGGTAAGTGCCTCAACCACATTTGCACAAAGGATAAGCCTAAGTAAAAATAACGCTTCGCTGGTGGAAACGCTTAAGGACATCCACAGGCAAAGCGGCTATAGCGTGCTTTATAACACCAAAATGCTAAAAAAGGCGTTGCCCGTAAGTGTAGACCTTAAGGATGCAGCACTTGAAGAGGTATTGCGCGAGTGTTTCCGTGATCAGCCTTTTAGTTATGTCATTAACAATACCACCATTGTAGTTACACCCAAACCGGCTGAAAAGAAACCGGTACAGGTGATAACAGTTACAGGTACGGTAAAAGATCAGAAAGGTGCCCCTTTACCAGGAGTAACCATAAAGGTTAAAGGCAGCAACACAGGTGCGCAAACCAATATCGACGGTAATTATAGCATTACTGTAGATAATAACGCCGTACTGGTTTACTCATTTGTAGGCTTTGTTAACCAGGAGATAACGGTTGGTAACCAAACCAAAATTGATGTAGTACTTAAAGAACAAACATCGGCACTTAACGAAATTGTGGTGGTTGGTTACGGTACACAAAAGAAGGTAAACCTTACAGGTGCCGTAGCAACGGTAACCGGCGAAACATTGAATAAACGCCCGGTAGTGAATACAGCGTCAATGCTTGAAGGTTTAGCTCCGGGTGTACAGGTAAACACAGGTTCTGGCGAGCCGGGAAACGAGGCTGTATCTATCCGTATCCGCGGTAACAGCACGTTTAGCGGTGCAGGTTCAGATCCATTGGTGTTGATTGATGGTGTTCCGGGTAACTTTGCTGATCTTAACCCAACTGATATTGATAACATATCTGTTTTGAAAGACGCAGCTTCGGCTTCCATATATGGTTCAAGGGCCGCAAACGGCGTGGTATTGGTAACAACCAAACAAGGTAAAGCCGGCCAGATGTCTGTTACTTATGATGGTAATTTAGGCTACAACAGTCCTACTAAAATGTTTAAACTGGTAACCAACTCTGCCCAATATATGGAGATGTTTAACCAGGCCCGTATCAACAGCGGTACAACAGATCCGGGTTCACTTTATCCGCAAGATCAGATCGACCTGTACCGCACCAGTACAGACAGGCTGCATTATCCGAATACCGATTGGCTAAGCCTCATCTTCAGGACAGCGGTAACACAAAACCACAACCTGACTTTTAGCGGCGGCAGCGAAAAAACCACTTACAATGTATCATTAGGCTATGTTGATCAGGATGGTATTGAGCGGGGATTTGATTACAAAAGATATAGCGCGCGTATCAACCTAACTTCAAAAATCAATGATCATATCAAATTTGGTACTAACGTATTGCTAAAATCGGGTACCAGGGGCGCTGTAGCCGGTAACCCTTCATCGCCAAGCCAATGGGATGGTTCATCGATGGACCTTTTTCTTTCGGCCATGTCACAGGCGCCTACTTACGGCCCTTACCTAACTGACGGCAGCGGGCATTACACCTACAAAGCTTACGACTTTGAGTACAACAACAAAAACCCTATAGCTGTATTGGATCAAAACTTCCGGAGGATCACTAATGATTATGCGGTAAATGCTCAGGGTTGGTTTGAAGTTCAGTTTAACAAAGACTTTTCATGGTATACTAAAGGTGCGGTGAACTTTAACATGAATAAGTACAAGGATTTTAAAGCTACCCTTGATGAGTACAACTTTAAAACAAATCAACTGGCTACCTCACTTGACCTTGGTAAAGGCTTAACCGATCAGGATGAGCAAACCGTATACACCAACTTATTCAGTTATTTAAACTACGCGCATAACTTTCATGGGCATAACCTTAAGGCACAAGTTGGCTACAGTATTGAGCAAAGTAAATATCAATACCTGCAGGGCTACCGCAAAAACTTTCCAGACCTTGATCTGCAGGAGTTGAATGCAGGCGGTTCGGACATACAAAATGCTTATGGCAGCAGCAATCAATGGGCTTTAATGTCGTACTTCGGCCGTTTAAATTATGATTATCTGGGCCGTTACCTGTTAGAGGCTAACGTGCGCGATGACGGAAGTTCAAAATTTGCCGGCAAAAACAAATGGGGCGTGTTTCCATCGTTTTCGGCGGGCTGGCGTGTTACAGAAGAGCCTTTTGTAAAAGCTATGAATTTAACCTGGCTGGATAACTTCAAACTAAGAGGCTCATGGGGACAATTGGGTAATCAGAATATAGTTATTAATGGCTACGGCGCCAATTATCCATATCAGGCCTTACTGAATTTCACCGGTAACTATTCTTTTGACAATTCAACATTGGTAACCGGTGTAGCTCAGCAAAACCTGAACAACCCGGCCATTAAATGGGAAACTACCACCATGACTGATATTGGCCTGGATGTTACCGTTTTCAAAAACTTTAACTTAACTGCCGATTGGTATAACAAAACAACATCTGATATTTTAAGACAGGCCCAGGTTACAGCGGCTGTTGGCTTAAGCGCACCTACTATTAATGACGGTTCGGTGAATAACCGTGGTATTGAGCTTGGCATATCATACAATAACGTAATAACTGACGGTGCTTTAAGAGGTTTAGCCTTTAATGTAGGCGCAAACGTTGATCATAACAGGAACAAACTGGTAAAATTTGGTCAGACCGAAATTGGCGACTATACCATTAACCAAAACGGACAGCCATGGAATTCATTCTATATGTTGCAGGTTATCGGCATATTCCAGTCGGCACAAGAGGTAGCTAATTCACCTAAACAGTTTTCTGACTCTACACTACCAGGCGACTTAAAATATAAAGATGTAAACGGTGACGGCAAAATTGACCAGAATGACAGAACAATTATTGGCGGTGTTTATCCAAAATTAAATTACTCATTTAATTTATCGGCCAGCTTTAAAGGTTTTGATTTGTCGGCCATGATGCAGGGCGTTTACGGCGTTAAATCATATGTATCTGGTTGGGGCACTATACCTTTTGTACAGGGATCATCGCCAACTACAGATTGGCTGAACGCCTGGACACCAGAGCATCCTTCAACCACTATGCCACGCCTTTATTTCGGCCAAAGTGCACCTGATAAAATCGGTCGCCGGTCTTCATATTTCCTGCAGGATGCATCATACTTAAGACTTAAAAACCTGGTGTTTGGTTATACCCTTCCGTCGCAGCTTACCAAAAAGATAGGTATCAACAGGTTTAGGGTTTATTTTGCAGGCGATAACTTGTTAACCATTACCAAGTTTAAAGGCCTTGACCCTGAGCGTTATGGCAGCGGCGACCAGGTGCAGTACCCGCAAAATAAAATCTACTCTTTTGGTTTGAACGTTTCCTTTTAA